CAAAGCCTTTCTTCGACAATACCTTGGTAATTGCTGCCGTTAATGTCGTTTTGCCATGGTCTACGTGGCCGATCGTTCCAATGTTAACATGCGGTTTGGTTCTTTCGTATTTTTCTTTAGCCATTTTAAAATTCCTCCAATAATGTAATAAAATTATTAGCCTTTATCACTGATGACTTTTTCAGCCACATTTTTAGGAACTTCTTCGTAGTGGTCGAATGTCATTGTGTAAACACCACGGCCTTGCGTGCGGGAACGCAAATCCGTTGCATAGCCGAACATTTCAGCCAACGGCACGAAGGCGTTGATATGTTCTGCTCCGGAACGCATTTCCATACCTTCCACCCGACCGCGGCGGGAGTTCAAATCGCCGATGACGTCGCCCATGTAATCTTCAGGAACGACAACTTCAACCTTCGTATACGGTTCGAGAAGAACCGGTTCCCCTTTTCGGGCACCTTCTTTAAAGCCCATGGAGCCGGCGATCTTAAAGGCCATTTCCGATGAGTCAACTTCGTGATAAGAGCCGTCGTAAACGATGACTTTAATATCCACCATGGGGAAGCCGGACAAGACGCCCGTTTCCATGGCTTCGCGAACACCGGCTTCAACGGAGCTGATATATTCTTTAGGAATGGCGCCGCCGACGACTTTATTTTCAAACTCGTACCCTTTGCCCTGTTCCTGCGGAATCAATTCAAGCCAGCAGTCACCGTACTGACCGCGGCCGCCGGATTGCCGTTTGAAGAAGCCGCGAGCCTTGACTTCCTTGCGAATCGTTTCACGATAAGCAACCTGCGGCTTGCCGACATTGCAATCTACTTTGAACTCGCGCGCCATGCGATCGACGATAATATCCAAATGGAGTTCGCCCATGCCGGAGATAATGGTCTGACCCGTTTCGGCATCCGTCTTGACTTTGAACGTCGGATCTTCTTCAGCCAATCGGGATAAGGCGATACCCATTTTTTCCTGGTCAGCCTTCGTTTTCGGCTCAACGGCAACAGAAATAACCGGATCGGGGAATTCCATTTTTTCAAGGATAATCGGATTTTTTTCATCGCAAAGCGTATCCCCAGTCGTCGTGTCTTTTAACCCGACAATAGCACCGATATCACCGGTATAGGAGATTTCGACTTCTTCACGGTGATTGGCGTGCATGCGCAGGATACGGCCGATACGTTCTTTTTTGCCCTTCGTCGAATTGTACACATAAGTGCCGGCTTCCAGCGTACCGGAATAGATCCGGAAGAAAGCAAGCTTACCGACAAAGGGGTCCGCCATGATCTTAAAGGCCAAAGCCGAAAACGGTTCTTTATCGTCGGCTTTACGGTGATCTTCTTCACCGGAATCCGGATTTGTACCGGAAACGGGAGGAATATCAAGAGGCGACGGCATATAGTCGACAACAGCGTCAAGGAGCATCTGAATTCCTTTGTTCTTGTAAGCGGAACCGCAAAGAACAGGGAACATGGCATTTGATACGACGGCTTTACGAATAGCCTTCTTCAGTTCGTCGACCGTGATTTCTTCGCCTTCAAGATATTTCATCATGAGTTCTTCATCAGTGTCACAAACCGCTTCCAACATGATCTGATGATATTCTTCAGCCTTTTCTTTCATGTCATCGGGAATTTCAACAACATCAATTTGTTTGCCGAGATCATCACCATATACTTCAGCTTTCATCGTCAACAGGTCGATGATGCCGGTAAATTCGGCTTCAGAACCAATCGGCAGCTGGATTGCAACGGCATTGGCCTGCAGTCTGTCTTTCATCATTTCCACGCAGTTCAAAAAGTCAGCGCCTGTCGTGTCCATTTTATTGATGAAAGCGATACGGGGAACCTTATAATGTTCAGCCTGGCGCCATACGGTTTCAGACTGCGGCTCTACCCCGCC
This Megasphaera vaginalis (ex Bordigoni et al. 2020) DNA region includes the following protein-coding sequences:
- a CDS encoding GTP-binding protein, producing MAKEKYERTKPHVNIGTIGHVDHGKTTLTAAITKVLSKKGF
- the fusA gene encoding elongation factor G — encoded protein: MAREFSLEKTRNIGIMAHIDAGKTTTTERILFYTGRVHKIGEVHDGAATMDWMAQEQERGITITSAATTAQWKEHRINIIDTPGHVDFTVEVERSLRVLDGSVAVFSAKGGVEPQSETVWRQAEHYKVPRIAFINKMDTTGADFLNCVEMMKDRLQANAVAIQLPIGSEAEFTGIIDLLTMKAEVYGDDLGKQIDVVEIPDDMKEKAEEYHQIMLEAVCDTDEELMMKYLEGEEITVDELKKAIRKAVVSNAMFPVLCGSAYKNKGIQMLLDAVVDYMPSPLDIPPVSGTNPDSGEEDHRKADDKEPFSALAFKIMADPFVGKLAFFRIYSGTLEAGTYVYNSTKGKKERIGRILRMHANHREEVEISYTGDIGAIVGLKDTTTGDTLCDEKNPIILEKMEFPDPVISVAVEPKTKADQEKMGIALSRLAEEDPTFKVKTDAETGQTIISGMGELHLDIIVDRMAREFKVDCNVGKPQVAYRETIRKEVKARGFFKRQSGGRGQYGDCWLELIPQEQGKGYEFENKVVGGAIPKEYISSVEAGVREAMETGVLSGFPMVDIKVIVYDGSYHEVDSSEMAFKIAGSMGFKEGARKGEPVLLEPYTKVEVVVPEDYMGDVIGDLNSRRGRVEGMEMRSGAEHINAFVPLAEMFGYATDLRSRTQGRGVYTMTFDHYEEVPKNVAEKVISDKG